The following nucleotide sequence is from Pirellulales bacterium.
ACCAGCACAAACAATGCGCCGACAATCACAGCCGCCAGCAGCGAAATTGTTTTTGCAATCCCCGTCGTATTCGCCCCCACCGCCGCCAGCGCCACCGTCACGGACAACAACGGCCAGCCCATAATTTGCACTTCGGCCAAACCCCAGCGTGCCAGCGGAATTTTTTCGCGCCAAGCGAACGGATCGTCTTCCACCCGCCAGTGGCACTCCGTCTGATTGCGGCAGAATTTGAGATCGCGAGGATCGAGAATCTCGTGCGGACAATTCGTCGGCTCGCCCACACGCAACCCGGCCATCCGCTTCACATAACCAGCTCGAAACGTACGCAAACACCAGCGGCGAACTCGACCCCAAGCCAGTTCGACACCGTAACAAAATCCGCCGCCTGGCTGCGTGCTGCGAACATTTTCCGGTAACGGTTCCGGTTGCAAACGGGCGGACACATCGACGGCGGGTGCAGTGTGGTTCATGCTTTGTTATAGTACGTTCCCGCGCTGCGGTTGCAACCCCAAGGCTTGCCGAGTCTTACCGTCACCGGCTAGTCAACCGGCGTTCGATTTCGCACAATGCAGGCTGCTGTTTGACGCTAACCGCTTTAGCGCGACCAACGGTCGCGGCTTTATGGTCTGAACCCCGAACCCTGAATCCCAAGCTCTGAACCTGAACCCTAAATCCTCACCCCTCACAATTCACCACTCACTTGCTGATCATGAGCGAAATTATCTCCATTCACGGCCGCCAAATTCTCGATAGCCGCGGCAACCCGACCATTGAAGTTGATGTAGAACTTTCCGACGGTTCCTTTGGCCGCGCCGCGGTTCCCAGCGGCGCTAGCACCGGCGTCCACGAAGCCTGGGAGCTGCGCGACGGCGACAAATCGCAATTCCTGGGCAAATCGGTCCAAAAGGCCGTGGCCAATGTGAACGAAAAACTCGCTTCCGAACTGATCGGCTACGATGCCCTCGATCAGGCCGGCCTTGACCACCGCATGATCGAACTCGACGGCACCGAAAACAAAAAAAACTTGGGCGCGAATGCCATCCTGGGCGTGTCTCTGGCCACGGCCCATGCGGCGGCGGAGTTTTGCGGCCTGCCGCTGTTCAAATATCTCGGCGGCGCCGGCGCACGGTTGTTGCCCGCGCCCATGATGAACATCGTCAACGGCGGCGCCCATGCCGATAACGCCGTCGACGTGCAGGAATTCATGGTCATGCCGCTGGGCTTTACCAAATTCAGCGACGCCTTACGGGCCGGCGTGGAAACTTTTCACAACCTGAAAAGCGTGCTCAAGGCCAAAAAGCTGAACACCAATGTCGGCGACGAAGGGGGCTTCGCTCCCGATTTGCGCAGCAACGGCGAAGCGCTCGATTTGATTATCGAAGCCATTCAAAAAGCCGGTTACAAGCCGGGCGAGCAAGTGGCCATTGCCATCGATGTGGCTTCTAACGAGTTGTTCGACGAGAAAACGAAAAAATATAGCGTCGACGGACGCGAACTCAGCTCGCAGGAAATGGTCGATTTTCTCGCCGGCTGGCTGGCGAAATACCCGATTGTTTCCATCGAGGACGCCTTCTCCGAAGACGATTGGGAAGGCTGGAAAATGCTCAGCCAGCGCTTGGGCGACAAGGTGCAACTGGTCGGTGACGATCTGTTCGTCACCAACACCAAGCGGTTCCAGCGCGGCATCGACGAGCACATTGCCAACAGCATTCTCATCAAGTTGAACCAAATCGGCACGCTGACGGAAACCATCGAGTGCATTCAACTCGCCGCGCGCAACGGCTACACCAGCATTGTCAGCCACCGCAGCGGCGAAACCGAAGACAGCACCCTGGCCGATTTGGCCGTTGCCTTGGGCACCGGGCAAAT
It contains:
- a CDS encoding phosphatidylserine decarboxylase gives rise to the protein MNHTAPAVDVSARLQPEPLPENVRSTQPGGGFCYGVELAWGRVRRWCLRTFRAGYVKRMAGLRVGEPTNCPHEILDPRDLKFCRNQTECHWRVEDDPFAWREKIPLARWGLAEVQIMGWPLLSVTVALAAVGANTTGIAKTISLLAAVIVGALFVLVVSFFRDPPRRVPQEPGLLVSPADGKVVEVAQLAHDEFVGGPAVRIAIFLTLFNVHVNRMP
- the eno gene encoding phosphopyruvate hydratase, with the translated sequence MSEIISIHGRQILDSRGNPTIEVDVELSDGSFGRAAVPSGASTGVHEAWELRDGDKSQFLGKSVQKAVANVNEKLASELIGYDALDQAGLDHRMIELDGTENKKNLGANAILGVSLATAHAAAEFCGLPLFKYLGGAGARLLPAPMMNIVNGGAHADNAVDVQEFMVMPLGFTKFSDALRAGVETFHNLKSVLKAKKLNTNVGDEGGFAPDLRSNGEALDLIIEAIQKAGYKPGEQVAIAIDVASNELFDEKTKKYSVDGRELSSQEMVDFLAGWLAKYPIVSIEDAFSEDDWEGWKMLSQRLGDKVQLVGDDLFVTNTKRFQRGIDEHIANSILIKLNQIGTLTETIECIQLAARNGYTSIVSHRSGETEDSTLADLAVALGTGQIKTGSASRTDRMAKYNQLLRIEEELGDSAIYAGPLFKKR